From Flavobacterium lipolyticum, one genomic window encodes:
- a CDS encoding prolyl oligopeptidase family serine peptidase, producing MKTNALKKIAFLSLGIVSTGNLCAQNKPEKAPSVPAKDTYFGITVEDKYRNLEDLKNEQTLSWLKAQADYTNHILNSIPGKKTLIDELTSINDRVTEAISGLQIMEDGTYFYQKTTPKDQVAKLYKRAGLKGKETLIFDPQTLKGEAKDIFTISSFSPNKSGKLIAVNISKNGGEMSEMLLINVADNKILADKIDKLRFGNANWLNDDKSFLYAQSPTADIHDAKAQLNIVTKLHVVGHDVAQDKVIFSKAMYPELKIAEEEIPFMGYDADSKILFLMPYSVNPNMKMFIAKGSELNSDKISWKLLTDRKDEIKNFSFSDKDIYFFTSLNAPKFKVTKTSMANPNLATATLVIPEDKEANLNPITITKDGIFYTKTKNGIESTLFFTDFEGKKHSEIKTPKKSATIVLTSRGSKYSDLWVRTTGWTTKGERYKYDVKKNNFIREELSTITEYPEFENFEIEELMVKSHDGVEVPLSIIYKKGIKKNSNNPVLFYGYGAYGMSMSPSFNPSLLLWVERGGILAVAHVRGGGELGEKWHLEGQKSTKPNTWKDVIACTEYMIKEGYTNPTKTAIYSRSAGGIFVGRAITERPDLYAVAIPGVGSMNTVRGENAPNGPANTPEFGTMKIEDEAKALIEMDSYLQLKEGVNYPATLTTAGFNDPRIIVWSPAKFAARLLEVNTSKKPTLLKVDYEAGHFGGASKAKSYEEVADVLSFALWQVGHPDFQPKN from the coding sequence ATGAAAACCAATGCATTAAAAAAAATCGCTTTTCTATCTCTTGGAATTGTTTCTACAGGAAATTTATGCGCACAAAACAAACCTGAAAAAGCCCCCTCTGTTCCGGCTAAAGATACTTATTTTGGAATTACGGTGGAGGACAAATACAGAAACCTTGAGGATTTAAAAAATGAACAAACACTAAGTTGGTTAAAGGCTCAGGCAGATTACACAAACCATATTTTAAACTCAATTCCCGGAAAAAAAACGCTTATTGATGAGCTGACCTCCATAAATGACAGAGTTACCGAAGCGATCAGCGGATTGCAAATTATGGAAGACGGCACTTATTTTTATCAAAAAACAACTCCAAAAGATCAGGTGGCAAAACTTTATAAAAGAGCTGGTCTAAAAGGAAAGGAGACGTTAATCTTTGACCCACAAACGCTAAAAGGCGAAGCAAAAGACATCTTTACTATTAGTTCTTTTTCTCCGAATAAGAGCGGAAAACTAATTGCCGTAAATATTTCTAAAAATGGTGGTGAAATGAGTGAAATGCTTTTAATAAATGTAGCCGATAATAAAATTTTAGCCGATAAAATTGACAAGCTAAGATTTGGAAATGCCAATTGGTTAAACGATGACAAATCGTTTTTATATGCACAATCACCAACAGCCGATATTCATGATGCCAAAGCACAATTGAATATTGTAACAAAATTGCACGTTGTGGGACATGATGTAGCGCAGGATAAGGTAATTTTTTCGAAGGCCATGTATCCTGAATTAAAAATTGCAGAGGAAGAAATTCCTTTTATGGGGTATGACGCAGACAGTAAGATCCTGTTTCTGATGCCTTATTCTGTAAATCCGAACATGAAAATGTTTATAGCCAAAGGTTCTGAGTTGAATAGTGACAAAATTAGCTGGAAGTTATTAACGGACAGAAAAGATGAAATTAAAAATTTCTCTTTCAGCGATAAAGACATTTATTTTTTCACGAGTTTGAATGCTCCAAAATTTAAAGTAACAAAAACCAGTATGGCTAATCCAAATTTAGCAACTGCAACACTAGTTATCCCTGAAGACAAAGAAGCCAATTTAAACCCTATTACAATTACCAAAGATGGGATTTTTTACACCAAAACAAAAAACGGAATCGAAAGTACATTATTCTTCACTGATTTTGAAGGAAAAAAACACAGCGAAATTAAGACACCTAAAAAATCTGCTACTATTGTTTTAACTTCAAGAGGAAGTAAATATTCAGACTTATGGGTTCGAACAACAGGCTGGACAACCAAAGGAGAACGTTATAAATACGATGTAAAGAAAAACAATTTTATCAGAGAAGAACTCTCTACGATTACTGAATACCCGGAATTCGAAAATTTTGAAATTGAAGAATTAATGGTAAAATCGCATGATGGTGTCGAAGTTCCACTATCCATTATTTATAAAAAAGGAATTAAAAAAAATTCAAACAATCCTGTTTTGTTCTATGGTTACGGTGCCTACGGAATGTCTATGTCTCCTAGTTTCAATCCTAGCCTGCTTTTATGGGTAGAAAGAGGCGGAATACTTGCTGTTGCTCACGTAAGAGGTGGTGGAGAACTAGGAGAAAAATGGCATTTGGAAGGTCAAAAAAGTACAAAACCAAATACTTGGAAAGACGTAATTGCCTGCACGGAATACATGATTAAAGAAGGATATACAAATCCGACAAAAACGGCAATCTACAGTAGAAGCGCCGGTGGAATTTTTGTAGGAAGAGCCATCACTGAAAGACCCGATTTATATGCAGTAGCCATTCCGGGAGTAGGAAGCATGAATACTGTTAGAGGCGAAAATGCACCAAACGGACCTGCAAATACACCTGAATTTGGAACCATGAAAATCGAAGATGAAGCCAAAGCTCTTATAGAAATGGATTCTTATTTACAACTAAAAGAAGGTGTTAACTATCCTGCAACCTTAACAACAGCAGGATTTAATGACCCTAGAATCATTGTTTGGTCTCCTGCTAAATTTGCCGCACGACTGCTTGAGGTAAACACGTCTAAAAAACCAACTTTGTTAAAAGTAGATTATGAAGCAGGTCATTTTGGCGGAGCTTCAAAAGCAAAATCATATGAAGAAGTTGCCGATGTTTTAAGCTTTGCACTATGGCAAGTGGGACATCCGGATTTTCAACCTAAAAATTAG
- a CDS encoding sensor histidine kinase, with protein MFQKKNHVFVLIQIIIWTIYSGIIFIPQIIIPEFNILRYKNWQLLLDYFSSVCVLTFLSIALKHVYDRYIKLDDFKLWEIIKMLFLIFAAALFFFGILTAYNYLMINYVYENPEVFDHPSQSAKRQVFFIFLMAFLFFLWIIVYTIYKTTSQIKNNKMDRMEIENTLKDSQLNALKGQINPHFMFNSLNNIRGLILENPEKSREMITRLSEMLRYSLTKNEITTIALEEEIEMVENFIEISKIQMEERLSFTSEIDPNTLKLQIPPMIIQMLIENAVKHGISKLKEGGQIALETNLENNSLTIVVSNTGILTIEKDSTQLGIKNIEKRLHLIYGEKARFKLQEIENKVIAKIIIPIL; from the coding sequence ATGTTTCAAAAAAAGAATCACGTTTTCGTTTTAATTCAGATCATTATATGGACTATCTATTCCGGAATAATTTTTATTCCTCAAATTATTATTCCGGAATTTAATATATTGAGATACAAAAACTGGCAACTTCTATTAGACTACTTTTCTAGTGTTTGCGTGCTTACATTCCTTTCGATAGCTTTAAAACATGTTTATGACCGATACATAAAACTGGACGATTTTAAACTTTGGGAAATTATTAAAATGCTTTTTCTAATTTTCGCAGCTGCTCTCTTTTTCTTTGGGATACTAACGGCATATAATTATCTAATGATCAATTATGTTTATGAAAACCCTGAAGTATTTGATCACCCTTCTCAATCTGCAAAAAGACAGGTTTTCTTTATTTTTCTGATGGCATTTCTTTTCTTTCTTTGGATAATTGTGTACACCATTTACAAAACAACCTCGCAAATCAAGAATAATAAAATGGATCGAATGGAAATTGAAAACACTTTAAAAGATTCTCAACTGAATGCTTTAAAGGGGCAAATCAATCCGCATTTTATGTTCAACAGCTTAAACAATATTCGCGGACTAATTCTGGAAAATCCTGAAAAATCGAGAGAAATGATCACTCGATTGTCCGAAATGCTTCGATATTCCCTGACCAAAAACGAGATTACAACAATTGCACTGGAAGAAGAAATTGAAATGGTAGAAAACTTCATTGAAATTTCAAAAATTCAAATGGAAGAACGCTTAAGTTTTACTTCTGAAATAGACCCAAATACTTTAAAGCTGCAAATCCCCCCCATGATCATTCAAATGCTGATCGAAAATGCGGTTAAACATGGAATTTCAAAATTAAAAGAAGGAGGTCAAATTGCATTAGAAACCAATCTGGAAAACAACAGTTTGACTATTGTCGTTTCAAACACAGGAATACTTACCATTGAAAAAGATTCCACACAATTAGGAATCAAAAATATCGAAAAAAGATTGCATTTAATTTATGGCGAGAAAGCTCGTTTTAAATTACAGGAAATAGAAAATAAAGTAATTGCAAAAATAATAATTCCAATACTTTAA
- a CDS encoding LytR/AlgR family response regulator transcription factor yields the protein MKKIKAVIVEDSRLARNELKELIKNHPEIEIIGEAENVDSGFKLIQETQPDLLFLDINMPEKDGFELLEMLDKVPITIFTTAFDEYAIKSFEYNALDYLLKPINPKRFAHSIEKVSQNLIEKEEKSSKKLTPNNQIFIRDGEKCWLVKIADIFLFEVDGNYTKIFFQDEKAVLNKSLNHIEEKLPDDYFFRANRNQIINIEYILKIDPWFSGNLLVQLPKEVKVEISRRQTNNFKEKLSM from the coding sequence ATGAAAAAAATAAAAGCTGTTATTGTTGAAGATTCCCGTCTGGCCAGAAATGAGCTTAAAGAATTAATTAAAAATCATCCGGAAATTGAAATTATTGGAGAAGCAGAAAATGTAGATTCGGGCTTTAAACTGATACAGGAAACCCAACCGGATTTACTTTTTTTAGACATCAATATGCCCGAAAAAGATGGTTTTGAATTGTTGGAAATGCTCGATAAAGTTCCCATTACCATTTTCACAACGGCTTTTGACGAGTACGCCATTAAATCTTTTGAATACAATGCTTTAGATTATTTACTAAAACCTATAAATCCAAAAAGATTTGCTCATTCAATCGAAAAAGTAAGTCAAAATCTAATTGAAAAAGAAGAAAAAAGCAGTAAGAAACTGACGCCAAACAATCAGATTTTTATTCGCGATGGCGAGAAATGCTGGCTTGTAAAAATTGCCGATATCTTTCTGTTTGAAGTCGATGGCAATTACACCAAAATATTCTTTCAGGATGAAAAAGCTGTACTTAATAAATCATTAAACCATATTGAAGAGAAGCTTCCTGATGATTATTTCTTCCGGGCCAATCGAAACCAAATTATCAATATAGAATACATACTCAAAATAGACCCTTGGTTTAGTGGTAATCTGCTCGTACAGCTTCCAAAAGAAGTAAAAGTAGAAATATCGCGAAGACAAACCAATAACTTTAAAGAGAAGTTAAGTATGTAA
- a CDS encoding Gfo/Idh/MocA family protein — MLKVGVLGAGHLGKIHLRLLQQSDQYELVGFYDENQENAERISKEFGYKNFNTIAKLIHAVDVIDIVTPTLSHYKCAKVAIKSGKHIFIEKPIANTVEEAEEIIALAAEHRVKGQVGHVERFNPAFIATKNMIENPMFIETHRLAEFNPRGTDVPVVLDLMIHDIDAILSVVNSKVKNINASGVSVISETPDIANARIEFENGCVANLTASRISMKNMRKTRFFQKDAYISVDFLEKKCEVVRMKDAPEIPGDFDMILQNAEGVKKQIYFTNPDVEQNNAILDELESFANAIKTDTTPIVTLEQATDALRVAYQIIDCFDK, encoded by the coding sequence ATGTTAAAAGTAGGAGTTTTAGGTGCAGGTCATCTTGGTAAAATACATTTACGCTTATTACAACAATCTGACCAATACGAATTAGTTGGATTTTACGACGAAAATCAGGAAAATGCCGAAAGAATCTCAAAAGAGTTTGGCTATAAAAACTTCAACACAATTGCAAAATTAATTCACGCTGTGGATGTTATCGACATTGTGACACCAACTCTTTCACACTACAAATGTGCTAAGGTAGCCATCAAATCAGGAAAACATATCTTTATAGAAAAACCAATTGCCAATACTGTTGAAGAAGCCGAAGAAATCATTGCTTTGGCGGCAGAACATCGTGTAAAAGGTCAGGTAGGTCATGTTGAACGCTTTAACCCTGCGTTCATTGCTACTAAAAACATGATCGAAAATCCAATGTTTATAGAAACACACCGTCTCGCCGAGTTTAATCCGCGTGGTACAGACGTTCCTGTGGTTTTGGATTTAATGATTCATGATATAGATGCTATTTTGAGCGTTGTAAATTCAAAAGTAAAAAATATCAATGCAAGTGGTGTTTCTGTAATTAGCGAAACTCCGGATATTGCCAATGCCAGAATCGAATTTGAAAATGGATGTGTGGCTAATCTAACCGCAAGCAGAATTTCGATGAAAAACATGCGTAAAACAAGATTTTTTCAAAAGGATGCCTACATTTCTGTAGATTTTCTGGAGAAAAAATGTGAAGTGGTTCGAATGAAAGATGCTCCGGAAATTCCTGGTGATTTTGATATGATTTTACAAAATGCAGAAGGTGTAAAAAAGCAAATCTATTTTACAAATCCTGATGTGGAACAAAATAACGCAATTTTAGATGAGCTGGAATCATTTGCCAATGCGATAAAAACAGACACAACTCCGATTGTAACTCTGGAACAGGCAACAGATGCATTACGAGTGGCCTATCAGATAATTGATTGTTTCGATAAATAA
- a CDS encoding 3-hydroxyacyl-CoA dehydrogenase family protein translates to MKTIAVIGAGTMGNGIAHTFAQSGFVVKLIDVSEKSLDKGMATIAANLDRMLSKGTITQEEVTKTITNIITYTDIKDGVVGVDLVVEAATENVELKLNIFKQLNEACSHNTILATNTSSISITQIGAVVAHPERVIGMHFMNPVPIMKLVEIIRGYNTSDEVTKTIMDLSVKLGKVPVEVNDYPGFVANRILMPMLNEAIETLYNKVAGVYEIDTVMKLGMGHPMGPLQLADFIGLDVCLAILNVMYDGFKNPKYAPCPLLVNMVRAGKLGVKSGEGFYDYSESKKAEKISKQFILS, encoded by the coding sequence ATGAAAACTATAGCTGTAATTGGTGCAGGAACAATGGGTAACGGAATTGCTCATACATTTGCACAAAGTGGTTTTGTGGTAAAACTAATTGACGTTTCTGAAAAATCATTAGACAAAGGAATGGCAACTATTGCTGCCAACTTAGACCGAATGCTTTCTAAAGGAACCATCACTCAGGAAGAGGTTACCAAAACGATCACTAATATTATTACGTATACTGATATTAAAGACGGAGTTGTTGGTGTGGATTTAGTAGTTGAAGCTGCTACTGAAAATGTAGAGTTAAAACTTAATATTTTCAAACAATTAAACGAAGCTTGTTCTCACAACACCATTCTGGCAACGAATACTTCTTCGATATCTATTACTCAAATCGGAGCAGTTGTAGCACATCCTGAAAGAGTTATCGGAATGCACTTTATGAATCCGGTGCCGATTATGAAATTGGTCGAAATTATCCGCGGATACAACACCAGCGATGAAGTTACCAAAACCATCATGGACTTATCTGTAAAATTAGGCAAAGTTCCTGTTGAAGTAAACGATTACCCTGGTTTTGTGGCCAATCGAATTTTAATGCCAATGTTAAACGAAGCTATCGAAACCTTATACAACAAAGTTGCGGGAGTTTACGAAATTGACACGGTAATGAAATTAGGAATGGGACACCCAATGGGGCCTCTTCAATTAGCTGATTTTATTGGTCTTGATGTTTGTCTTGCTATTTTAAATGTAATGTACGACGGTTTTAAAAATCCAAAATATGCCCCTTGCCCACTATTGGTGAATATGGTGAGAGCCGGAAAGTTAGGAGTAAAATCAGGTGAAGGTTTTTACGATTACAGTGAAAGTAAAAAAGCAGAGAAGATCTCTAAACAATTTATACTTTCCTAA
- a CDS encoding YggS family pyridoxal phosphate-dependent enzyme, whose translation MSIASNLNTIKTGLPETVTLVAVSKTKPVPDLMQAYDAGQRIFGENKIQEMTEKWEQMPKDIQWHMIGHVQSNKVKFMAPFVSLIHGVDSLKLLQEINKQALKNDRIIDCLLQIHIAEEETKFGLDENELNELLSSPEFKEMKNIRILGLMGMATFTEDQNQIKKEFTHLKSIFDSIKELKTENGNLTTVSMGMSGDYQLAIACGSTMVRIGSSIFGGR comes from the coding sequence ATGTCGATAGCATCGAATTTAAATACAATCAAGACAGGTTTACCCGAAACTGTAACTTTAGTTGCCGTTTCTAAAACAAAACCGGTTCCCGACTTAATGCAGGCATATGATGCCGGTCAGCGCATTTTTGGAGAAAATAAAATCCAGGAAATGACTGAAAAATGGGAACAAATGCCAAAAGACATTCAATGGCACATGATTGGTCATGTACAGTCGAATAAAGTAAAATTTATGGCGCCTTTTGTAAGTTTGATTCATGGTGTTGACAGCTTAAAACTGTTGCAGGAAATCAATAAACAAGCATTGAAAAACGATCGAATTATTGATTGCCTGCTTCAAATACATATTGCCGAAGAAGAAACTAAATTTGGTTTAGACGAAAACGAATTAAATGAACTACTGTCTTCACCTGAATTCAAAGAAATGAAAAACATACGTATCTTAGGACTAATGGGAATGGCGACTTTTACAGAAGATCAAAACCAAATTAAAAAGGAATTTACACATTTAAAATCTATTTTTGATTCCATAAAAGAACTGAAAACTGAAAACGGCAATCTGACTACTGTCTCTATGGGAATGTCCGGAGATTATCAGCTTGCCATAGCATGCGGCAGTACAATGGTTCGCATTGGAAGCAGCATTTTTGGAGGAAGATAA
- a CDS encoding exonuclease domain-containing protein — MYAILDIETTGGQFNEEGITEIAIYKFDGHEVIDQFISLVNPEIPIQPFVVKLTGINNAMLRSAPKFFEVAKRIIEITTDCIIVAHNASFDYRILRTEFRRLGYNFEAKTLCTVELAKKLIPDQPSYSLGKLVRALGIPMADRHRASGDAMATTKLFKMLLEKDLEKTIVKDFIKLEVEKGIAPKFLDILAQMPAKTGVYYIYNEGGTLIYIGKSQNIKKRVNQHFTGITTKSKKIQAEVFTITYDETGSELIALLKESEEIKINRPKYNRSQRKTIFQYALYAEKDTNGYINLKLEKADGRKKEITSFGTLQEGKNALFRFTSKYHLCQKLTGLYQTKKECFQYKIKECDGACIEEVTPEVYNTRVQQFIAENSFENKSMILLDRGRNVNERSAILIENGLYKGYAFYDLNYQITNIEILKNILIPMQHNRDVKNIIQSYLRKSKSLKVLHF, encoded by the coding sequence TTGTACGCAATACTAGACATAGAAACCACTGGAGGCCAGTTTAATGAGGAAGGAATTACCGAAATCGCCATTTATAAATTTGATGGACATGAGGTAATTGACCAGTTCATTAGTCTTGTCAATCCTGAAATTCCGATTCAGCCCTTCGTGGTGAAATTAACCGGAATCAATAATGCTATGTTGCGCTCTGCTCCTAAGTTTTTTGAAGTTGCGAAACGAATTATAGAAATCACTACAGACTGTATTATTGTAGCACACAATGCTTCTTTTGATTACCGAATTTTACGTACAGAATTCCGACGTTTGGGCTACAATTTTGAAGCCAAAACTCTTTGTACAGTCGAACTTGCCAAAAAATTAATTCCGGATCAGCCTTCCTATAGTTTAGGAAAACTGGTGCGAGCACTTGGAATTCCAATGGCAGACAGACATCGTGCCAGCGGAGATGCAATGGCAACAACCAAGCTCTTTAAAATGCTTCTGGAAAAAGACCTGGAAAAAACCATTGTAAAAGATTTTATCAAACTGGAAGTAGAAAAAGGAATTGCCCCAAAATTTTTGGATATTCTGGCACAAATGCCTGCGAAAACCGGTGTTTATTACATTTATAATGAAGGTGGAACCCTAATCTACATTGGAAAAAGCCAAAACATCAAAAAAAGAGTCAATCAACATTTTACGGGAATTACCACCAAAAGCAAAAAAATACAGGCAGAAGTTTTCACCATCACGTATGATGAAACGGGAAGCGAATTAATTGCGCTCTTAAAAGAAAGTGAAGAAATAAAAATAAATCGCCCTAAATATAATCGTTCACAACGAAAAACGATTTTTCAGTATGCTTTATATGCAGAGAAAGACACTAATGGTTATATCAATTTAAAACTTGAAAAAGCAGACGGTCGTAAAAAAGAAATTACCTCATTTGGTACTTTACAGGAAGGTAAAAATGCTCTGTTCCGATTTACGTCAAAATATCATTTATGTCAAAAGCTAACAGGACTTTATCAAACCAAAAAAGAGTGTTTTCAATATAAAATCAAAGAATGTGATGGTGCCTGTATTGAAGAAGTAACACCCGAAGTTTACAATACCCGTGTACAACAATTTATCGCGGAAAACAGTTTCGAAAATAAAAGCATGATTTTGCTGGACAGAGGCCGAAATGTCAACGAAAGAAGCGCCATTTTAATTGAAAATGGTCTTTATAAAGGATATGCCTTTTACGATCTGAATTATCAGATTACAAACATCGAGATTCTAAAAAACATTTTAATTCCGATGCAGCATAATCGCGATGTGAAAAACATTATTCAAAGCTACCTCCGAAAGAGTAAATCACTAAAGGTTCTTCATTTTTAA
- a CDS encoding ion transporter — translation MKKIKSKYEIFREKVKIILYGTDTFFGKMFDLVLLGLILLSVILIMMETVQGINQKYHTQLIICEWIITVFFTIEYVLRIISIQKPIRYIFSFYGIIDLMAVLPMYLSIFFPGASVLSIIRALRFFRLFKILHIPQISHQSIQLREAIEASKEKILVFIYFVLISTIIIGSIMYLVEGKESGFTSIPISIYWTIVTLTTVGYGDISPQTPLGQFIAAFVMILGYGIIAVPTGIVTAEFAKSSLKNSVVSSKKTCKNCNAQVHFDHAQYCFECGTKLPNS, via the coding sequence ATGAAAAAAATAAAATCAAAATACGAAATCTTCCGGGAAAAAGTCAAAATCATCCTCTACGGGACAGATACGTTTTTTGGGAAAATGTTTGATTTAGTTCTGCTTGGATTGATCTTACTAAGTGTTATTTTGATTATGATGGAAACCGTTCAGGGAATCAATCAAAAATACCATACTCAGCTTATTATCTGCGAATGGATTATCACCGTATTTTTCACCATTGAATATGTACTTCGAATAATTTCGATTCAAAAACCAATCCGATATATTTTTAGTTTTTACGGAATTATTGATTTAATGGCAGTTTTGCCAATGTATTTATCGATATTTTTCCCCGGAGCAAGTGTCCTTTCCATAATAAGAGCCTTACGTTTCTTTCGATTGTTTAAAATCCTGCATATTCCGCAAATCTCCCATCAGTCCATTCAACTTCGGGAAGCCATCGAAGCCAGTAAAGAGAAAATCCTTGTTTTTATCTATTTCGTATTAATCAGCACCATCATAATCGGTTCGATTATGTATCTGGTCGAAGGTAAAGAATCCGGCTTTACAAGTATTCCAATAAGTATTTATTGGACCATTGTTACTCTAACCACTGTAGGCTATGGCGATATTTCTCCACAGACTCCTCTCGGTCAGTTCATAGCTGCCTTTGTAATGATTTTAGGTTACGGAATTATAGCTGTTCCTACCGGAATTGTAACCGCTGAATTTGCAAAAAGCAGTCTAAAAAACAGTGTTGTAAGCAGCAAAAAAACATGCAAAAATTGCAATGCACAGGTACATTTTGATCATGCGCAATATTGCTTTGAATGTGGAACGAAATTGCCTAACAGCTAA
- the miaA gene encoding tRNA (adenosine(37)-N6)-dimethylallyltransferase MiaA, whose amino-acid sequence MKYLITIVGPTAIGKTALSIALAQHFNCEIISCDSRQFFKEMTIGTAVPTPEELQSATHHFIQNKSILENYTVGDYEKEALLKLEELFSANDFAILIGGSGLYVDAILKGFDEFPEIDPEIRSDINANYEKLGINYLQEQLQKLDPDYYQKLTVENPQTLQNPQRMMRFTEVCIGTQKPYSSFLNQKKNNRNFIPILIGLEADRAVIYDRINQRVDLMMNGGLLEEAKALHPNKTLNALQTVGYRELFSYFDGEFSLPFAIEEIKKNTRRFSKRQLTWFKRNEATKWFDYATDRKEIIDYIENSFK is encoded by the coding sequence ATGAAATATCTAATTACCATCGTCGGACCAACAGCAATAGGCAAAACAGCTTTAAGCATTGCTCTGGCACAACATTTTAATTGTGAGATAATCTCCTGCGACAGTCGTCAGTTTTTTAAAGAAATGACAATTGGTACCGCAGTTCCTACTCCCGAAGAATTACAGTCAGCGACACATCATTTTATACAGAATAAATCTATTTTAGAAAATTATACTGTTGGTGACTACGAAAAAGAAGCGCTTTTAAAATTAGAGGAGTTATTCTCAGCAAATGATTTCGCTATATTGATTGGCGGCTCAGGATTGTATGTTGATGCCATTTTAAAAGGATTCGATGAATTTCCGGAAATTGATCCTGAGATACGTTCTGACATAAACGCAAACTACGAAAAACTAGGAATCAATTATCTGCAGGAGCAATTACAAAAACTGGATCCTGATTATTATCAAAAACTCACTGTAGAAAACCCGCAAACACTCCAGAATCCACAAAGAATGATGCGTTTTACCGAGGTTTGCATTGGAACCCAAAAACCCTACTCTTCTTTCTTAAATCAAAAGAAAAACAATCGAAACTTCATTCCTATTTTAATAGGTTTAGAAGCCGACAGAGCTGTAATTTACGACCGTATCAATCAGCGTGTAGATCTGATGATGAATGGCGGTTTACTGGAAGAAGCCAAAGCTTTGCATCCCAACAAAACGTTAAATGCACTTCAAACAGTCGGGTATCGCGAATTATTTAGTTATTTTGACGGAGAATTCTCGTTGCCATTTGCCATCGAAGAAATCAAGAAAAATACCAGACGTTTCTCAAAAAGACAACTTACCTGGTTCAAACGAAACGAAGCTACCAAATGGTTTGATTACGCGACAGATAGAAAAGAAATTATAGATTATATTGAAAATTCATTCAAGTAA
- a CDS encoding acyl-[acyl-carrier-protein] thioesterase — protein MPISPNFTSILSKDWEINFTQCTPNGFLKYTDLCNILQLTAAAHSEIGGISFTDMQEFDQAWVLSRMRVEITALPKWRDIVTVTTWINSLENSRSVRALEIHANGKKIVGCETYWAVFNTKLRRPEALALPYEHFELYPEKRATTEGFSKINITHEKEAIFEKTVYLSDLDIVNHVNNVKYLEWCLDHVDPKRILKQEVKSFEMNFMKELSLQDNVIIHEGENDNQTISTFSITKGEKTSFALKLHWK, from the coding sequence ATGCCAATATCTCCTAATTTTACTTCCATTCTAAGCAAAGACTGGGAAATCAATTTTACGCAATGTACACCCAATGGTTTTCTAAAGTACACTGACTTATGCAACATTCTGCAATTGACGGCTGCTGCACATTCTGAAATTGGAGGCATCAGCTTTACGGATATGCAGGAATTTGATCAGGCCTGGGTATTAAGCCGTATGCGGGTGGAAATTACTGCTTTGCCAAAATGGCGGGATATTGTTACGGTAACAACATGGATCAACAGTCTAGAAAATTCTCGTTCCGTTCGTGCTTTAGAGATACACGCAAACGGAAAAAAAATAGTAGGATGTGAAACGTACTGGGCTGTTTTTAATACAAAATTACGACGTCCGGAAGCTTTAGCCCTGCCTTACGAACATTTTGAATTGTATCCGGAAAAACGCGCTACTACAGAAGGGTTTTCAAAAATAAATATCACTCACGAAAAAGAAGCTATTTTTGAAAAAACAGTTTACCTCTCTGATCTGGACATCGTAAATCACGTCAATAATGTCAAGTATCTGGAATGGTGTCTCGATCACGTTGACCCAAAAAGAATCCTGAAACAGGAAGTAAAAAGTTTTGAAATGAACTTCATGAAAGAACTTTCGCTTCAGGATAATGTAATCATTCACGAGGGCGAAAACGATAATCAAACTATTTCAACATTCAGCATTACCAAAGGCGAGAAAACATCTTTTGCTTTAAAATTACACTGGAAATAA